In Tissierellales bacterium, the following proteins share a genomic window:
- a CDS encoding S1-like domain-containing RNA-binding protein, whose product MIKLGRYQELEIGRRCDYGFYLIDEEEDEVLLPNRFVTDEMKKGDTIKVFIYKDSEDRLTATTQHPKITCDTIAKLQVKEVTNIGAFLDWGLDKDLLLPYKEQRQKVEAGKSYWVAMYIDRSERLCATTKIYNVLSSNSPYTRDDRVKGIIYAERPEMGLLVAVDGKYHGLIQIKNVVGNYGVG is encoded by the coding sequence ATGATTAAACTTGGAAGATATCAAGAATTAGAGATCGGAAGAAGATGCGATTACGGATTTTATCTAATAGATGAAGAGGAAGATGAAGTATTACTTCCGAATAGATTCGTAACAGATGAGATGAAAAAAGGAGACACTATAAAAGTATTTATTTACAAAGACTCGGAAGACAGACTGACAGCTACTACTCAGCACCCAAAGATTACTTGCGATACTATAGCGAAACTTCAGGTAAAAGAAGTAACTAACATAGGAGCGTTTTTGGACTGGGGATTGGATAAAGACCTTTTACTTCCATACAAGGAGCAAAGACAAAAAGTAGAAGCTGGCAAGAGCTATTGGGTAGCCATGTATATAGATAGGTCAGAGAGACTTTGTGCGACAACTAAGATATACAATGTGTTATCATCGAACTCGCCATATACTAGAGACGATAGAGTCAAAGGTATAATATATGCAGAGAGACCAGAAATGGGACTTTTAGTTGCTGTTGATGGCAAATATCACGGATTGATTCAGATAAAAAATGTAGTTGGAAATTACGGGGTTGGCGA